A stretch of the Panicum virgatum strain AP13 chromosome 9N, P.virgatum_v5, whole genome shotgun sequence genome encodes the following:
- the LOC120687604 gene encoding uncharacterized protein LOC120687604, whose product MTSMGFSYAQIHVRQERCRTKSLQAEEKDKKAKDAAGGGEEVNRRPTAEDDKAGGGGSSWASGKNQSAASNTPELSPGMSPTFPGQ is encoded by the exons ATGACCTCCATGGGATTCAGCTATGCGCAGATCCACGTGCGGCAAGAGAGGTGCAGGACGAAGAGCCTGCAGGCCGAAGAGAAAGATAAGAAGGCCAAGGATGCAGCTGGTGGAGGAGAGGAGGTTAACAGGAGACCAACGGCTGAAGACGacaaggccggcggcggcggcagctcatGGGCAAGCGGGAAG AATCAATCGGCGGCGTCGAACACGCCTGAGTTGTCGCCGGGAATGTCACCGACGTTCCCCGGACAGTAG